The DNA window GGCGGAGGTGCGTTCAGGACGCTGTAGATCAGGCGGACGCTGACAATGGCGAAGAGGGTGGCGGCAATAACGATCAGGTCGAAGCGGTCGGCTTTGACTTTGCGCATCATTTTGAAGAAATACCCGGTAATGGCGCCTTTGGCGTGATAGCGGTATTGCCGGATCGCCTGTACATTCATGATGAAGGCCCCGAGGACGGGATTGATTGGTAAGCATTTTTCCTGCTCGATAACCAGCCCGTGCCATTCCACAAAACCTTGTAACGTGATGCGTGAAAAATCGTTGAGCAGCTGACCGTTTGGGTCTGCTGTTTTCAGGGCCTGAAAAACCAGCAACTGCTGTAACAGCGGGAAGGAATCGTCGTCCATAGCTGATTTGCGCCAGGTCAGGACGCTGAGGCCGCCGGGGAGTTTTCCGGATTCGTGTACACGTTCGATCACATGGGTTTTATAGGTATCCGAAAGGTCGGGCCAGAGAAGCGGGGTGAATGCTGGAAATCCGCGCAGCGTTCCTTCCTTATCCCGCAACACGGCCCGGGTGAATGCATTTTCTTGCGGATTCCAGAAGCGGTTCATCAGGTTGTTTTCGAGAGCGGTTCGTTCGGTTTCAAAAAAAACAGCCTCGGATGCGTGGATGGAAGATGCCTTCCGCATCCGGTTCAGGGCATCGATTTCACAAAGCAGCAGAGTGGATAAATCGACGGTTGCCAAATCGGATTCATACAGCTTGGGGGAGAGGCTCTCGGCAGAATGCTTCCAGCAGTGAATACCGGTTCGTTTGGGGTCGAAGTGGTGCAGCAACCATTGAATATGCCGGCGGATCAGAGGGATAACGGCTTTTAGAAAATCATCATTGTTTCGGATGCTCCAAACGGTTTCGGCGGTCTGGGCTAGCAGCGGTTTGGGCGCTTCCAAAGTCGAGTGGGTCGTGTGCGGGGCATAATTCACGGCAATGGCTCCTGCGCTGGTCTGAATTTTCAGAGCACAGAGCATAAGTTCTTCAGCCATTTCGGGATCGATCAGGGTCCAGGCGCGGGTCAATGCCGGGATTTCGTTGATATCCATCATCAGATGATCGGAGAAGGAGGCCTGACACCAGTGGAGAGGAATGCTGCCCTCGGGAGGACGCAGTGCTTTAAACATGGATTCGGCGCTGATGACGGCCAGCGCATCGTGATGCTGCATCTCTTCGAAAAGGGCTGATGCGCCGGAGCGTTGCTGAAACTCACTCAGAATGGCGGCATCAAAATCTTCAGAAAGGTACTGCTTTGCAATACGCTCTGCTTCAGGGCGCAGATGTGATTTGGTGATCAGACAGAACTGCTGGTTTTGTACTGCCAGTAAAACAAGG is part of the Pontiella agarivorans genome and encodes:
- a CDS encoding tetratricopeptide repeat protein, which encodes MKFTFRSYPAHPWIANWSIEPRDCSASYRSSSSGRFFRTQETPGRITANTDVPEWTLHMDLPNNCRINLLFNGFCAYQNRKNKRAGIEILSPEPGVVWGHFEGIPSPTLRSDLPITQEDRFQWLEIGDDLVLLAVQNQQFCLITKSHLRPEAERIAKQYLSEDFDAAILSEFQQRSGASALFEEMQHHDALAVISAESMFKALRPPEGSIPLHWCQASFSDHLMMDINEIPALTRAWTLIDPEMAEELMLCALKIQTSAGAIAVNYAPHTTHSTLEAPKPLLAQTAETVWSIRNNDDFLKAVIPLIRRHIQWLLHHFDPKRTGIHCWKHSAESLSPKLYESDLATVDLSTLLLCEIDALNRMRKASSIHASEAVFFETERTALENNLMNRFWNPQENAFTRAVLRDKEGTLRGFPAFTPLLWPDLSDTYKTHVIERVHESGKLPGGLSVLTWRKSAMDDDSFPLLQQLLVFQALKTADPNGQLLNDFSRITLQGFVEWHGLVIEQEKCLPINPVLGAFIMNVQAIRQYRYHAKGAITGYFFKMMRKVKADRFDLIVIAATLFAIVSVRLIYSVLNAPPPLEMLEAQMTSAYVERDIEGTLSSCMAIIKYFPDDADNAMLLAANLSILQEQYTEASALYEKVRKKYPDSPGAMIGLGLAYQLQGRFKEADQNYYEFCYIFEEVFPSLVDQINSFRQLMAEGFKAPPKWRDIYGYQLMHELE